A portion of the Mycobacterium paraseoulense genome contains these proteins:
- a CDS encoding ArsA family ATPase: protein MRAPSPARISLFVGKGGVGKSTLACATAVGAAGAGQRVLVVSTDQAHSLGDVLGVPVPPSQGELVRVLADDAQAGGGFLDALALDTLALLEARWRHVVDTLDRRFIDSELSTIAPEELSALPGVQEVLGLHAVGELAVSGRWDRIVVDCASTADALRMLTLPATFGLYVERAWPRHRRLSVSADDTRSAAVVELLERVSASVEALSDLLTDGELVSAHLVLTPERVVAAEAARTLGSLALMGVRVEELIVNQVLSEDESYEYRNLPEHPAFYWYAERISEQRGVLDELDATIGEVALVMTPHLSGEPIGPKALGALLDSARRRGGTAPPGPLRPTVDLESGTGLGSIYRMRLALPQLDPSGLTLGRVDDDLIISAGGLRRRVRLASVLRRCTVLDAHLRGTELTVRFRPDPEVWPK, encoded by the coding sequence TTGCGGGCGCCCTCCCCGGCACGGATCAGTCTCTTCGTTGGCAAGGGTGGGGTAGGAAAGTCCACGCTGGCATGTGCCACCGCGGTCGGCGCCGCGGGTGCGGGGCAGCGGGTGCTGGTGGTGTCCACGGACCAGGCGCACTCACTCGGCGACGTGCTCGGTGTCCCGGTCCCGCCGAGCCAGGGTGAACTGGTCCGCGTCCTCGCCGATGACGCGCAGGCCGGCGGCGGCTTTCTCGACGCGCTGGCGTTGGACACGTTGGCCCTGCTCGAGGCCCGCTGGCGCCATGTGGTGGACACACTGGATCGGCGGTTCATCGATTCCGAGCTGAGTACCATTGCGCCCGAAGAACTTTCGGCGTTGCCGGGCGTTCAGGAGGTGCTCGGGCTGCACGCCGTCGGTGAGCTGGCGGTGTCCGGGCGCTGGGATCGCATCGTCGTCGACTGCGCGTCGACGGCCGACGCGCTGCGCATGCTGACCCTGCCCGCCACCTTCGGGCTCTACGTCGAGCGCGCCTGGCCGCGTCATCGCCGGCTGTCGGTCAGCGCCGACGACACCCGGTCGGCGGCGGTGGTGGAGCTGCTGGAGCGCGTCAGCGCCAGCGTGGAGGCGCTCAGCGACCTGCTGACCGACGGCGAATTGGTCAGTGCGCATTTGGTTTTGACGCCCGAGCGGGTGGTCGCCGCCGAAGCGGCCCGGACGCTGGGCTCGCTGGCGTTGATGGGTGTGCGCGTCGAGGAACTCATCGTCAATCAGGTGCTGTCCGAGGACGAGTCCTACGAATACCGCAACCTGCCCGAGCACCCCGCGTTCTATTGGTACGCCGAACGCATTTCCGAACAACGTGGTGTTCTCGACGAGCTCGACGCGACCATTGGTGAGGTGGCCCTGGTGATGACCCCGCACCTATCCGGGGAGCCGATCGGCCCCAAGGCGCTGGGCGCTTTGCTCGACAGCGCGCGGCGCCGGGGCGGAACGGCGCCGCCGGGTCCGCTCCGTCCGACGGTGGACCTCGAATCCGGAACGGGACTTGGCTCCATTTACCGAATGCGGCTAGCGTTGCCGCAACTCGATCCGTCGGGGCTGACGCTGGGGCGCGTCGACGATGACCTGATCATCAGCGCGGGCGGATTGCGGCGCAGGGTGCGGTTGGCGTCCGTGCTCCGGCGGTGCACGGTGCTGGACGCGCACCTGCGGGGTACCGAGCTGACTGTACGTTTTCGACCAGACCCGGAGGTGTGGCCTAAGTGA
- a CDS encoding SRPBCC family protein produces MAEKTSQTIYIDADPGTVMGVIADIDSYPQWISEYREAEVKEKDADGYPKVARVVLDAAVLKDTLVMSYEWPKDRQSVSWSLVSSSLLRSLEGTYRLSPKGSGTEVTYELSVDLAVPMIGLLKRKAERRLTDTALKDLKKRVEG; encoded by the coding sequence GTGGCGGAGAAGACGTCGCAAACCATCTACATCGACGCCGACCCGGGCACGGTGATGGGCGTCATCGCGGATATCGATTCCTACCCGCAGTGGATCTCGGAGTACCGCGAAGCCGAGGTCAAGGAGAAGGACGCCGACGGCTACCCCAAGGTCGCGCGGGTGGTGCTGGACGCCGCCGTCCTCAAGGACACGTTGGTGATGTCCTACGAGTGGCCCAAGGACCGGCAATCGGTCAGTTGGTCACTGGTGTCCAGCTCGCTGCTGCGTTCGCTGGAGGGCACATATCGATTGTCCCCCAAGGGATCTGGCACCGAGGTCACCTACGAGCTGTCGGTCGATCTCGCCGTCCCGATGATCGGACTGCTCAAGCGCAAGGCCGAGCGCCGGTTGACCGACACCGCGTTGAAGGATCTGAAGAAACGAGTCGAGGGCTGA
- a CDS encoding polyketide cyclase / dehydrase and lipid transport has translation MNSIQIADETFIAADGARVGAAVADRSCWRRWWPDLRLQVIEDRADKGIRWAVTGALTGTMEIWLEPSLDGVVLHYFLHAEPTGVAAWQLAKLNLAKMTHRRRVAGKKMAFEVKTTLERTRPVGVSPVV, from the coding sequence GTGAACAGCATCCAGATCGCGGACGAGACGTTCATCGCCGCCGACGGCGCGCGGGTCGGTGCCGCGGTCGCGGATCGGTCGTGCTGGCGTCGCTGGTGGCCCGACCTGCGGTTGCAGGTCATCGAGGATCGCGCCGACAAGGGCATCCGGTGGGCGGTCACCGGTGCGTTGACCGGCACCATGGAGATCTGGCTGGAGCCGTCGCTGGACGGGGTGGTGTTGCACTATTTCCTGCACGCCGAACCGACGGGGGTGGCCGCCTGGCAGCTGGCCAAGCTCAATCTCGCGAAAATGACGCACCGCCGTCGGGTGGCGGGCAAGAAAATGGCCTTCGAGGTCAAGACGACACTGGAACGCACACGTCCGGTCGGAGTTTCTCCGGTAGTTTAG
- a CDS encoding AMP-dependent synthetase/ligase, translated as MREYSVPARFSVGEHDNIAAMVFDHEREDPSFGIFRRLVDGEWTDVTCAQVASQVRSAALGLIALGVQAGDRVSIFSATRYEWAIIDLAILSVGAVTVPIYETSSAEQVRWVLQDSEVVLAFAETDAHAAMVTELTAELPALRRVLHIDGSGPKALDQLDEAGASVEPAELTARQQALRSDDPATLIYTSGTTGRPKGCQLTHANLLYETRGAKECLPTLLDEGQRLLIFLPLAHVLARSLTLSAFANKVTVGFTSDIKNLLPMFAVFKPTVVVSVPRVFEKVYNTAEQNAVNDGKGRIFAAAVQTAVDWSQARDRGRTGLVLRAKHALFDRLVYHKLRAALGGECHASVSGGAPLGARLGHFYRGVGLTIHEGYGLTETSSAITVNQVGNVRIGTVGTLLPGNSMRIAEDGELLVRGGVVFSGYWHNEQATNDAFTDGWFKTGDLGTLDEDGFLKITGRKKEIIVTAGGKNVAPAVLEDQLRAHALISQAMVVGDAKPFIGALITIDPEAFGAWKERNHKAAGASVADLANDPDLVAEVDAAVKHANQAVSHAESIRKFRILPVDFTEDTGELTPTMKVKRNVVAEKFASDIDSIYEKE; from the coding sequence GTGCGTGAGTACAGTGTCCCCGCCCGCTTCTCCGTCGGCGAGCACGACAACATCGCGGCCATGGTCTTCGACCACGAGCGCGAGGACCCCAGCTTCGGCATCTTCCGGCGTCTGGTCGACGGCGAGTGGACCGACGTCACCTGCGCGCAGGTCGCCAGTCAAGTGCGCTCCGCGGCGCTGGGCCTGATCGCGCTCGGGGTCCAGGCCGGCGACCGGGTGTCCATCTTCTCGGCCACCCGCTACGAGTGGGCGATCATCGACCTGGCGATCCTGTCGGTGGGCGCGGTCACCGTGCCGATCTACGAGACGTCGTCGGCCGAGCAGGTGCGTTGGGTGCTGCAGGACTCCGAGGTGGTGCTGGCCTTCGCCGAAACCGACGCGCACGCGGCGATGGTCACCGAGCTGACCGCCGAACTGCCGGCGCTGCGCCGCGTGCTGCACATCGACGGCTCGGGCCCCAAGGCGCTCGATCAGCTCGACGAGGCGGGCGCGTCGGTCGAGCCGGCCGAACTCACCGCCCGCCAGCAGGCGCTGCGCTCCGACGACCCGGCGACACTCATCTACACCTCGGGGACCACCGGACGACCCAAGGGCTGCCAGCTCACCCATGCCAACCTGCTGTACGAGACCCGCGGCGCCAAGGAGTGCCTGCCGACCCTGCTCGATGAGGGGCAGCGGCTGCTGATCTTCCTGCCGCTGGCCCACGTCCTGGCGCGCTCGCTGACGCTCTCGGCCTTCGCCAACAAGGTGACCGTCGGGTTCACCAGCGACATCAAGAACCTGCTGCCCATGTTCGCGGTGTTCAAGCCGACGGTGGTGGTGTCGGTGCCGCGGGTGTTCGAGAAGGTCTACAACACCGCCGAGCAGAACGCGGTCAACGACGGCAAGGGGCGGATCTTCGCGGCCGCCGTGCAAACCGCGGTCGACTGGAGCCAGGCGCGGGACCGCGGGCGGACGGGGCTGGTGCTGCGCGCCAAGCATGCGTTGTTCGACCGGCTGGTGTACCACAAGCTGCGTGCCGCGCTGGGCGGTGAATGCCACGCGTCCGTGTCGGGTGGCGCACCGCTGGGCGCACGGCTGGGCCATTTCTACCGGGGGGTGGGCCTGACGATCCACGAGGGCTACGGCCTGACGGAGACCAGCTCGGCGATCACCGTCAACCAGGTCGGCAACGTCAGGATCGGCACGGTCGGAACGTTGTTGCCGGGCAACAGCATGCGCATCGCCGAGGACGGCGAGCTGCTGGTGCGCGGCGGCGTCGTGTTCAGCGGCTACTGGCACAACGAGCAGGCCACCAACGACGCGTTCACCGACGGCTGGTTCAAGACGGGCGACCTCGGCACGCTCGACGAGGACGGCTTCCTGAAGATCACCGGCCGCAAGAAGGAGATCATCGTCACCGCCGGGGGCAAGAACGTCGCCCCGGCCGTGCTCGAGGACCAGCTGCGCGCGCACGCGCTGATCAGCCAGGCCATGGTGGTGGGCGACGCCAAGCCGTTCATCGGCGCGCTGATCACCATCGATCCGGAGGCGTTCGGCGCCTGGAAGGAACGCAACCACAAGGCGGCCGGCGCCTCGGTGGCCGACCTGGCCAACGACCCGGACCTGGTCGCCGAGGTGGACGCCGCGGTCAAGCACGCCAACCAGGCGGTGTCGCACGCCGAGTCGATCCGCAAGTTCCGCATCCTGCCGGTCGACTTCACCGAGGACACCGGTGAGCTGACGCCGACGATGAAGGTCAAGCGCAACGTCGTCGCAGAGAAGTTCGCCTCCGACATCGACTCGATCTACGAAAAGGAGTAG
- the pimB gene encoding GDP-mannose-dependent alpha-(1-6)-phosphatidylinositol monomannoside mannosyltransferase, with the protein MSRVLLVTNDFPPRPGGIQSYLSDFVGRLVDARLHSVTVYAPQWKGADAFDASAEAAGYRVVRHPGTLMLPGPAVDARMRRLIAADDIDTVWFGAAAPLALLASRARQAGAGRVVASTHGHEVGWSMLPVARSVLRRIGDTTDVVTFVSRYTRGRFAPAFGPHASLEYLPPGVNTERFRPDPAAGAGLRDRYGLGERPTVVCVSRLVPRKGQDMLIRAMPSIRQRVDGAALVIVGGGPYLDSLRKLARDCGVEEHVTFTGGVLAAELPAHHALADVFAMPCRTRGAGMDVEGLGIVFLEASATGKPVVAGDSGGAPEAVQHNKTGLVVDGRSLTAIADAVAGLLGDRDRAAAMGAAGREWVMAHWRWDTLAARLAELLRA; encoded by the coding sequence GTGAGTCGGGTCCTGCTGGTAACCAACGACTTTCCGCCCCGGCCGGGCGGCATCCAGTCCTACCTGAGCGACTTCGTCGGTCGGCTGGTCGACGCCCGGCTGCATTCGGTGACGGTGTACGCGCCGCAATGGAAGGGCGCCGACGCCTTCGACGCCTCGGCCGAGGCGGCCGGTTACCGGGTGGTCCGCCATCCCGGCACCCTGATGCTGCCCGGCCCGGCGGTGGACGCCCGCATGCGCCGGCTGATCGCCGCCGACGACATCGACACCGTCTGGTTCGGCGCGGCCGCGCCGCTGGCGCTGCTGGCGTCGCGGGCCCGGCAGGCCGGGGCGGGCCGGGTGGTGGCCAGCACGCACGGGCACGAAGTCGGCTGGTCGATGCTGCCGGTCGCCCGCTCGGTGCTGCGCCGCATCGGCGACACCACGGACGTCGTCACGTTCGTCAGCCGCTACACCCGCGGCCGGTTCGCGCCGGCGTTCGGACCCCACGCCTCGCTGGAATACCTGCCGCCCGGGGTGAACACCGAAAGGTTCCGGCCCGACCCGGCGGCCGGGGCCGGGCTGCGCGACCGGTATGGGCTGGGTGAGCGGCCCACGGTCGTGTGCGTGTCCCGCCTGGTACCGCGCAAGGGCCAGGACATGTTGATCAGGGCCATGCCGTCGATCCGGCAACGCGTCGACGGGGCCGCCCTGGTCATCGTCGGCGGCGGTCCCTACCTGGACTCGCTGCGCAAGCTGGCCCGCGATTGCGGGGTGGAAGAGCACGTGACGTTCACCGGGGGCGTGCTGGCCGCCGAACTGCCGGCGCACCATGCGCTGGCCGACGTCTTCGCGATGCCCTGCCGCACCCGCGGCGCCGGCATGGACGTCGAGGGCCTGGGCATCGTCTTCCTCGAGGCGTCCGCGACGGGCAAGCCGGTGGTCGCCGGCGACTCCGGCGGAGCGCCGGAAGCCGTGCAGCACAACAAGACTGGGTTGGTGGTCGACGGGCGTTCGCTGACCGCAATCGCCGACGCCGTCGCCGGGCTGCTCGGCGACCGCGACCGCGCCGCGGCCATGGGCGCGGCCGGGCGCGAGTGGGTGATGGCCCACTGGCGGTGGGACACGCTGGCGGCGCGGCTCGCCGAGCTTCTGCGCGCCTGA
- the ripC gene encoding peptidoglycan hydrolase RipC, whose translation MRLDSRYPFARVVTRSAIGALAGFTLLSGVLAAHVSADPAEDALAKLNQLSRQAEQTTEAMHSAQLDLNAKLAAQRAADKKHDDAQAAVDAAKARLASFQSAVNKLAAATYMGGRVDGMTAMLTAGSPQGLIDKLAMQRQMATQMADQMTNFRAAGEQAAKAEREAAKSAADAKSAAEQAAAVRASLQSKQSQLQVQIAVVKSQYVALSPEQRTALADPGTVPAGLPAPGAPAPEAAPPGAPPPAGQAPGEAPPPGGMPGPFGGPFGGGDRATVVQAALTQVGSPYVWGGAAPGGFDCSGLVMWAFQQAGISLPHSSQAQAVGGQPVSLSDLQPGDVITFYNDASHSGLYVGDGMVIHSSTYGQPVRVVPMNAAGPVHDARRY comes from the coding sequence TTGAGGCTTGACTCTAGATACCCGTTTGCGCGTGTCGTCACACGATCTGCCATCGGGGCGCTAGCGGGCTTCACCCTGTTATCCGGTGTCCTTGCCGCCCACGTGTCGGCCGACCCGGCCGAGGACGCGCTGGCGAAGCTCAACCAGTTGTCCCGTCAGGCCGAGCAGACCACCGAGGCGATGCACAGCGCGCAGCTGGACCTCAACGCCAAGCTGGCGGCCCAGCGCGCGGCGGACAAGAAGCACGACGACGCCCAGGCCGCCGTCGATGCGGCCAAGGCCCGCTTGGCGTCCTTCCAAAGCGCCGTCAACAAGCTCGCCGCCGCCACCTACATGGGCGGCCGCGTCGACGGCATGACCGCCATGTTGACCGCGGGATCGCCGCAAGGGCTGATCGACAAGCTGGCCATGCAGCGACAGATGGCGACGCAGATGGCCGACCAGATGACGAACTTCCGGGCCGCCGGCGAGCAGGCCGCCAAGGCCGAGCGGGAGGCCGCCAAGTCGGCGGCCGACGCGAAGAGCGCGGCCGAGCAGGCCGCGGCGGTACGGGCCAGCCTGCAGTCCAAGCAAAGTCAGCTGCAGGTGCAGATCGCGGTCGTCAAGTCGCAGTACGTCGCCCTGTCGCCCGAGCAGCGCACCGCGCTCGCCGATCCGGGTACCGTCCCGGCCGGTCTCCCGGCACCGGGCGCGCCCGCGCCGGAGGCCGCGCCGCCCGGCGCGCCGCCGCCAGCGGGGCAGGCACCCGGTGAGGCGCCGCCGCCCGGCGGAATGCCCGGCCCGTTCGGCGGCCCGTTCGGCGGCGGTGACCGTGCGACCGTCGTGCAGGCGGCGCTGACCCAGGTCGGTTCGCCCTACGTGTGGGGCGGCGCCGCGCCCGGCGGGTTCGACTGCTCCGGGCTGGTCATGTGGGCGTTCCAGCAGGCCGGCATTTCGCTGCCGCACTCCAGCCAGGCGCAGGCCGTGGGCGGCCAACCGGTGTCGCTGTCGGACCTGCAGCCCGGGGACGTGATCACCTTCTATAACGACGCGTCACACAGCGGCCTCTACGTCGGTGACGGCATGGTGATCCATTCCTCCACCTACGGCCAGCCGGTGCGGGTGGTGCCGATGAATGCCGCAGGCCCGGTCCACGACGCCCGCCGCTACTAG
- the trpD gene encoding anthranilate phosphoribosyltransferase, which produces MAVSPEASPPGGSTAGPGAAPSWPQVLARLTDGRDLLRGQAGWAMERVMAGDASPAQVAAFAVAMTMKVPTSAEVSELADVMLSHARPMPAMGADAVDIVGTGGDGVNTVNLSTMAAIVAAAAGVPVVKHGNRASSSLSGGADTLEALGVRIELEPEQVAQSLTEVGIGFCFAPVFHPSYRHASAVRREIGVPTVFNLLGPLTNPARPRAGLIGCAFADLAEVMAGVFAARRSSVLVVHGDDGLDELTTTTTSTIWRVQAGTVDKLTFDPAGFGFARADLDDLLGGDAQANAAEVRAVLGGAKGPVRDAVVLNAAGAIVAHAGLSSRAEWLPAWEDGLQRAAAAIDSGAAEQLLARWVRFGQQV; this is translated from the coding sequence GTGGCTGTGTCACCCGAGGCTTCGCCCCCCGGCGGTTCCACCGCGGGCCCGGGGGCGGCGCCGTCGTGGCCGCAGGTCCTGGCCCGGTTGACCGACGGCCGGGACCTGCTCCGCGGCCAGGCCGGCTGGGCCATGGAACGGGTCATGGCGGGCGACGCGAGCCCGGCCCAGGTCGCCGCCTTCGCGGTGGCGATGACGATGAAGGTCCCCACCTCGGCCGAGGTCAGTGAGCTGGCCGACGTCATGCTGAGCCACGCGCGCCCGATGCCCGCCATGGGTGCCGACGCGGTGGACATCGTCGGCACCGGCGGGGACGGCGTCAACACCGTCAACCTGTCCACCATGGCGGCGATCGTGGCCGCGGCCGCGGGCGTGCCCGTGGTCAAACACGGCAACCGCGCGTCGTCGTCGTTGTCGGGCGGTGCCGACACGCTCGAGGCGCTCGGGGTGCGCATCGAACTCGAACCCGAGCAGGTCGCGCAGAGCCTGACCGAGGTGGGCATCGGGTTCTGCTTCGCGCCGGTGTTTCATCCGTCGTACCGGCACGCGTCGGCGGTGCGCCGCGAGATCGGCGTGCCGACCGTGTTCAATCTCCTTGGGCCGCTGACCAATCCGGCCAGGCCACGGGCGGGCCTGATCGGTTGCGCGTTCGCCGATCTGGCGGAGGTGATGGCGGGGGTGTTCGCCGCACGGCGGTCCAGTGTGCTGGTGGTGCACGGTGACGACGGGCTGGACGAGCTGACCACGACGACCACCAGCACGATTTGGCGGGTGCAGGCCGGGACGGTGGACAAGCTGACGTTCGATCCGGCCGGATTCGGTTTCGCCCGAGCCGATCTCGACGATCTGCTGGGCGGCGACGCGCAGGCCAACGCGGCGGAGGTACGTGCGGTGCTGGGCGGCGCCAAGGGCCCGGTCCGGGACGCCGTGGTGCTCAACGCCGCCGGGGCGATCGTCGCGCACGCCGGCCTATCCAGCCGCGCTGAATGGTTGCCGGCGTGGGAGGACGGGCTGCAGCGCGCGGCCGCGGCGATCGATTCCGGGGCGGCCGAACAGCTGCTCGCGCGATGGGTGCGGTTCGGCCAGCAGGTCTGA
- the ctaE gene encoding aa3-type cytochrome oxidase subunit III, producing MTSAVGTSGTAITSRVHSLNRPNMVSVGTIVWLSSELMFFAGLFAMYFTARAQSGGKWPPPPTELNLYQAVPVTLVLIASSFTCQMGVFAAERGDVFGLRRWYVITFLMGLFFVCGQGYEYFHLATHGTTIPGSAYGSVFYLATGFHGLHVTGGLIAFIFLLARTRMSKFTPAQATASIVVSYYWHFVDIVWIALFTVIYFIR from the coding sequence GTGACCAGCGCTGTAGGGACCTCAGGTACTGCAATCACGTCGCGGGTTCATTCCTTGAATCGACCCAACATGGTCAGTGTCGGCACCATCGTTTGGCTCTCCAGCGAGCTGATGTTCTTTGCCGGCCTGTTCGCGATGTACTTCACCGCGCGTGCGCAGTCCGGCGGGAAGTGGCCGCCGCCGCCCACCGAGCTCAACCTCTATCAGGCCGTCCCGGTGACGCTGGTGCTGATCGCGTCGTCGTTCACCTGCCAGATGGGGGTGTTCGCAGCCGAACGTGGCGACGTCTTCGGGCTGCGCCGGTGGTACGTGATCACCTTCCTGATGGGCCTGTTCTTCGTTTGCGGACAGGGCTACGAGTACTTCCACCTGGCGACCCACGGCACCACGATTCCCGGCAGCGCCTACGGCAGCGTGTTCTACCTGGCGACCGGGTTCCACGGCCTGCACGTCACCGGCGGTCTGATCGCGTTCATCTTCTTGCTCGCCCGCACCCGGATGAGCAAGTTCACCCCGGCGCAGGCCACCGCGAGCATCGTCGTCTCCTACTACTGGCATTTCGTCGACATCGTGTGGATCGCGCTGTTCACCGTGATCTATTTCATCCGATGA
- the qcrC gene encoding cytochrome bc1 complex diheme cytochrome c subunit, translating to MKKLGSTRSGARPGQPRKAAGDRSRRRLRRRLSGGLLLLIALTVAGGLAAVLTPRPQVAVADESSSALLRTGKQLFETSCVSCHGANLQGVPDRGPSLIGVGEEAVYFQVSTGRMPAMTGEAQAPRKEPIFDEGQVDALGAYVQANGGGPTTVRNPDGSLAMKSLRGDDLGRGGDLFRLNCSSCHNFTGKGGALSSGKYAPPLDPANEQQILAAMRTGPQSMPKFSDRQLSFEAKKDIIGYIKAVTEERQPGGYGLGGFGPAPEGMAAWIIGMVAAIALALWIGARAS from the coding sequence TTGAAGAAACTGGGGTCTACCCGATCCGGTGCGCGGCCCGGGCAGCCGCGAAAAGCCGCTGGTGATCGCTCCCGGCGGCGGCTGCGCCGCCGCCTGTCGGGCGGGCTGTTGCTGCTGATCGCGCTCACGGTCGCCGGCGGGCTGGCCGCCGTGCTGACACCGCGCCCGCAGGTCGCCGTGGCCGACGAGTCGTCTTCGGCGCTGCTGCGGACCGGCAAGCAGTTGTTCGAGACGTCGTGCGTGTCGTGCCACGGCGCCAACCTGCAGGGCGTGCCCGACCGTGGGCCCAGCCTGATCGGCGTCGGCGAGGAGGCCGTGTACTTCCAGGTCTCGACCGGCCGGATGCCCGCGATGACCGGCGAGGCCCAGGCGCCCCGCAAGGAGCCGATCTTCGACGAGGGGCAGGTCGACGCGCTGGGCGCCTACGTGCAGGCCAACGGCGGCGGCCCGACGACGGTGCGCAACCCGGACGGCAGCCTGGCCATGAAGTCGCTGCGCGGCGACGATCTGGGCCGCGGCGGGGACCTGTTCCGGCTGAACTGCTCCTCCTGCCACAACTTCACCGGCAAGGGCGGGGCGCTGTCGTCGGGTAAGTACGCGCCGCCGCTGGACCCGGCCAACGAGCAGCAGATCCTGGCGGCGATGCGGACCGGCCCGCAGAGCATGCCGAAGTTCTCCGACCGTCAGCTGTCCTTCGAGGCCAAGAAGGACATCATCGGTTACATCAAGGCGGTCACCGAAGAGCGCCAGCCCGGCGGCTACGGCCTCGGTGGATTCGGGCCCGCACCCGAGGGTATGGCCGCGTGGATCATCGGGATGGTCGCCGCCATCGCTTTGGCACTGTGGATTGGGGCACGAGCATCATGA
- the qcrA gene encoding cytochrome bc1 complex Rieske iron-sulfur subunit, which produces MSEDDVRGADAGGTTHGVGEKEPDDAALAAMSRDELVALGGKLDGVETIVKEPRWPVQGTKAEKRAERGVALWLLLGGVFGLALLLIFLFWPWEYKPKSAPGSLLYTLTTPLYGLTFGMSILSIAIGTILYQKRFIPEEISIQERHDGASREVDRKTVVANLTDALEGSTVRRRKVVGLSLGLGLGAFGLSTLVAFAGGLIKNPWKPVVPTANGKKAVLWTSGWTPRYAGETIFLARATGSAGASPFIKMRPEDLDAGGMETVFPWRESDGDGTTPESQERLRAINQGVRNPVMLIRIRPSDMPRVVKRQGQESFNYGELFAYTKVCSHLGCPASLYEEQSYRILCPCHQSQFDALHFAKPIFGPAARALAQLPITIDTDGYLVANGDFIEPVGPAFWERTTT; this is translated from the coding sequence ATGAGCGAAGACGACGTTCGCGGCGCCGACGCCGGCGGAACCACCCACGGTGTCGGCGAGAAGGAACCCGACGACGCGGCGCTGGCAGCGATGTCGCGCGACGAGCTGGTGGCACTGGGCGGGAAGCTCGACGGGGTCGAGACGATCGTCAAGGAGCCCCGCTGGCCCGTGCAGGGCACCAAGGCCGAGAAGCGCGCCGAGCGCGGAGTCGCCCTGTGGCTGTTGCTCGGTGGCGTTTTCGGACTGGCGCTGCTGCTGATCTTCCTGTTCTGGCCGTGGGAGTACAAGCCGAAGAGCGCCCCGGGCAGCCTGCTGTACACGCTGACCACGCCGCTGTACGGGCTGACCTTCGGGATGTCGATCCTGTCGATCGCGATCGGCACCATCCTGTACCAGAAAAGGTTTATCCCCGAAGAGATTTCGATCCAGGAGCGGCACGACGGTGCCTCCCGGGAGGTCGACCGCAAGACGGTCGTGGCGAACCTCACCGACGCCCTGGAGGGCTCGACGGTGCGGCGGCGCAAGGTGGTCGGGCTGTCGTTGGGACTCGGCCTGGGCGCGTTCGGGCTGTCGACGCTGGTCGCGTTCGCCGGCGGCCTGATCAAAAACCCGTGGAAGCCGGTGGTGCCCACCGCAAACGGCAAGAAGGCCGTGCTGTGGACGTCCGGCTGGACCCCGCGCTATGCGGGCGAGACCATCTTCCTCGCGCGGGCGACCGGGTCGGCCGGTGCGTCGCCGTTCATCAAGATGCGTCCCGAGGACCTCGACGCCGGCGGCATGGAAACCGTCTTCCCGTGGCGGGAGTCCGACGGTGACGGCACCACCCCGGAATCGCAGGAAAGGCTCCGCGCGATCAACCAGGGCGTCCGTAATCCCGTGATGCTCATTCGCATCCGGCCGTCCGACATGCCCCGGGTGGTCAAGCGGCAGGGCCAGGAGAGCTTCAATTACGGCGAGTTGTTCGCCTACACCAAGGTCTGTTCGCACCTGGGTTGCCCCGCGTCGCTGTACGAGGAGCAGTCCTACCGGATCCTGTGCCCTTGTCACCAGTCGCAGTTCGACGCCCTGCACTTCGCCAAGCCGATCTTCGGCCCGGCGGCGCGCGCGCTGGCGCAACTGCCCATCACGATCGACACCGACGGATATCTGGTCGCCAACGGTGACTTCATCGAGCCCGTCGGACCGGCATTCTGGGAGAGGACGACAACATGA